In the genome of Sciurus carolinensis chromosome 3, mSciCar1.2, whole genome shotgun sequence, one region contains:
- the Sox9 gene encoding transcription factor SOX-9 isoform X2 has translation MNLLDPFMKMTDEQEKGLSGAPSPTMSEDSAGSPCPSGSGSDTENTRPQENTFPKGEPDLKKESEEDKFPVCIREAVSQVLKGYDWTLVPMPVRVNGSSKNKPHVKRPMNAFMVWAQAARRKLADQYPHLHNAELSKTLGKLWRLLNESEKRPFVEEAERLRVQHKKDHPDYKYQPRRRKSVKNGQAEAEEPTEQTHISPNAIFKALQADSPHSSSGMSEVHSPGQSQGPPTPPTTPKTDVQPGKADLKREGRPLPEGGRQPPIDFRDVDIGELSSDVISNIETFDVNEFDQYLPPNGHPGVPATHGQVTYTGSYGISSTAATSAGAGHGWMSKQQAPPPPPQQPPQAPQAPQAPPQQQAAPPQQQQAPPQQQQAHTLTTLSSEPGQSQRTHIKTEQLSPSHYSEQQQHSPQQIAYSPFNLPHYSPSYPPITRSQYDYTDHQNSGSYYSHAAGQGSGLYSTFTYMNPAQRPMYTPIADTSGVPSIPQTHSPQHWEQPVYTQLTRP, from the exons ATGAATCTCCTGGACCCCTTCATGAAGATGACCGACGAGCAAGAGAAGGGCCTGTCCGGCGCCCCCAGCCCCACCATGTCCGAGGACTCGGCTGGCTCGCCCTGCCCATCAGGCTCCGGCTCCGACACCGAGAACACGCGGCCCCAGGAAAACACATTCCCCAAGGGCGAGCCGGACCTGAAGAAGGAAAGCGAAGAGGACAAGTTCCCTGTGTGCATCCGCGAGGCGGTCAGCCAGGTGCTCAAGGGCTACGACTGGACGCTGGTGCCCATGCCGGTGCGCGTCAACGGCTCCAGCAAGAACAAGCCGCACGTCAAGCGGCCCATGAACGCCTTTATGGTGTGGGCGCAGGCGGCGCGCAGGAAGCTGGCCGACCAGTACCCGCACCTGCACAACGCTGAGCTCAGCAAGACGCTGGGCAAGCTCTGGAG aCTGCTCAACGAGAGCGAGAAGCGGCCCTTCGTGGAGGAAGCAGAGCGGCTACGCGTGCAGCACAAGAAGGACCACCCGGATTACAAGTACCAGCCGCGGCGGAGGAAGTCGGTGAAAAATGGGCAGGCCGAGGCCGAGGAGCCCACCGAGCAGACGCACATCTCTCCGAACGCCATCTTCAAGGCTCTGCAGGCCGActcgccgcactcctcctccggCATGAGCGAAGTGCACTCCCCCG GGCAATCCCAGGGCCCACCGACTCCACCCACCACCCCCAAAACCGACGTGCAGCCAGGCAAGGCTGACCTGAAGCGAGAGGGGCGCCCCCTGCCAGAGGGAGGCAGACAGCCCCCCATCGACTTCCGCGACGTGGACATCGGCGAGCTGAGTAGCGACGTCATCTCCAACATCGAGACCTTCGATGTCAATGAATTTGACCAGTACCTGCCGCCCAACGGCCACCCGGGGGTGCCGGCCACTCATGGCCAGGTCACCTACACCGGCAGTTACGGCATCAGCAGCACCGCGGCGACGTCTGCCGGCGCTGGCCACGGGTGGATGTCCAAGCAGCAGGCACCGCCGCCGCCCCCGCAGCAGCCCCCGCAGGCCCCTCAAGCCCCGCAGGCACCCCCGCAGCAGCAGGCGGCGCCTCCGCAGCAGCAGCAGGCGCCCCCGCAGCAGCAGCAGGCGCACACGCTGACCACGCTGAGCAGCGAGCCGGGGCAGTCCCAGCGAACCCACATCAAGACGGAGCAGCTGAGCCCCAGCCACTACAGCGAGCAGCAGCAGCACTCGCCGCAGCAGATCGCGTACAGCCCTTTCAACCTCCCGCACTACAGCCCCTCCTACCCGCCCATCACCCGCTCGCAGTACGACTACACCGACCACCAGAACTCCGGCTCTTACTACAGCCACGCGGCGGGCCAGGGCTCTGGTCTCTACTCCACCTTCACCTACATGAACCCCGCGCAGCGCCCCATGTACACCCCCATTGCCGACACCTCGGGGGTCCCGTCCATCCCGCAGACCCACAGCCCGCAGCACTGGGAACAACCCGTCTACACACAGCTCACCAGACCGTGA
- the Sox9 gene encoding transcription factor SOX-9 isoform X1, with the protein MNLLDPFMKMTDEQEKGLSGAPSPTMSEDSAGSPCPSGSGSDTENTRPQENTFPKGEPDLKKESEEDKFPVCIREAVSQVLKGYDWTLVPMPVRVNGSSKNKPHVKRPMNAFMVWAQAARRKLADQYPHLHNAELSKTLGKLWRLLNESEKRPFVEEAERLRVQHKKDHPDYKYQPRRRKSVKNGQAEAEEPTEQTHISPNAIFKALQADSPHSSSGMSEVHSPGEHSGQSQGPPTPPTTPKTDVQPGKADLKREGRPLPEGGRQPPIDFRDVDIGELSSDVISNIETFDVNEFDQYLPPNGHPGVPATHGQVTYTGSYGISSTAATSAGAGHGWMSKQQAPPPPPQQPPQAPQAPQAPPQQQAAPPQQQQAPPQQQQAHTLTTLSSEPGQSQRTHIKTEQLSPSHYSEQQQHSPQQIAYSPFNLPHYSPSYPPITRSQYDYTDHQNSGSYYSHAAGQGSGLYSTFTYMNPAQRPMYTPIADTSGVPSIPQTHSPQHWEQPVYTQLTRP; encoded by the exons ATGAATCTCCTGGACCCCTTCATGAAGATGACCGACGAGCAAGAGAAGGGCCTGTCCGGCGCCCCCAGCCCCACCATGTCCGAGGACTCGGCTGGCTCGCCCTGCCCATCAGGCTCCGGCTCCGACACCGAGAACACGCGGCCCCAGGAAAACACATTCCCCAAGGGCGAGCCGGACCTGAAGAAGGAAAGCGAAGAGGACAAGTTCCCTGTGTGCATCCGCGAGGCGGTCAGCCAGGTGCTCAAGGGCTACGACTGGACGCTGGTGCCCATGCCGGTGCGCGTCAACGGCTCCAGCAAGAACAAGCCGCACGTCAAGCGGCCCATGAACGCCTTTATGGTGTGGGCGCAGGCGGCGCGCAGGAAGCTGGCCGACCAGTACCCGCACCTGCACAACGCTGAGCTCAGCAAGACGCTGGGCAAGCTCTGGAG aCTGCTCAACGAGAGCGAGAAGCGGCCCTTCGTGGAGGAAGCAGAGCGGCTACGCGTGCAGCACAAGAAGGACCACCCGGATTACAAGTACCAGCCGCGGCGGAGGAAGTCGGTGAAAAATGGGCAGGCCGAGGCCGAGGAGCCCACCGAGCAGACGCACATCTCTCCGAACGCCATCTTCAAGGCTCTGCAGGCCGActcgccgcactcctcctccggCATGAGCGAAGTGCACTCCCCCGGTGAGCACTCGG GGCAATCCCAGGGCCCACCGACTCCACCCACCACCCCCAAAACCGACGTGCAGCCAGGCAAGGCTGACCTGAAGCGAGAGGGGCGCCCCCTGCCAGAGGGAGGCAGACAGCCCCCCATCGACTTCCGCGACGTGGACATCGGCGAGCTGAGTAGCGACGTCATCTCCAACATCGAGACCTTCGATGTCAATGAATTTGACCAGTACCTGCCGCCCAACGGCCACCCGGGGGTGCCGGCCACTCATGGCCAGGTCACCTACACCGGCAGTTACGGCATCAGCAGCACCGCGGCGACGTCTGCCGGCGCTGGCCACGGGTGGATGTCCAAGCAGCAGGCACCGCCGCCGCCCCCGCAGCAGCCCCCGCAGGCCCCTCAAGCCCCGCAGGCACCCCCGCAGCAGCAGGCGGCGCCTCCGCAGCAGCAGCAGGCGCCCCCGCAGCAGCAGCAGGCGCACACGCTGACCACGCTGAGCAGCGAGCCGGGGCAGTCCCAGCGAACCCACATCAAGACGGAGCAGCTGAGCCCCAGCCACTACAGCGAGCAGCAGCAGCACTCGCCGCAGCAGATCGCGTACAGCCCTTTCAACCTCCCGCACTACAGCCCCTCCTACCCGCCCATCACCCGCTCGCAGTACGACTACACCGACCACCAGAACTCCGGCTCTTACTACAGCCACGCGGCGGGCCAGGGCTCTGGTCTCTACTCCACCTTCACCTACATGAACCCCGCGCAGCGCCCCATGTACACCCCCATTGCCGACACCTCGGGGGTCCCGTCCATCCCGCAGACCCACAGCCCGCAGCACTGGGAACAACCCGTCTACACACAGCTCACCAGACCGTGA